One Cervus canadensis isolate Bull #8, Minnesota chromosome 1, ASM1932006v1, whole genome shotgun sequence genomic window carries:
- the MAPT gene encoding microtubule-associated protein tau isoform X5 — protein MAEPRQEFDVMEDHAQGDYALQDHEGDMDPGLKESPLQTPADDGSEEPGSETSDAKSTPTAEAEEAGIGDTSSLEDQAAGHATQEDRRVPGQQREASERPLAHGLSSQVQLAHGQEASGVSELPLGKKEPEAPVLATSRPSQHHPVCQAPPPPGGPQEPHWEWGPKPGQRAEEDLAFPKPPSPGHQQTGPGSAEVVQASFLGEPGHHGGEAVEPGTSGLTHQHASDMLGAPTLLAGPREASRQPSGTEPEVAEGSRHSSELPECQLWGGLPQEGPPLKGAQGKERQRGEEVDEDRDIDESSPQDSPPSQVSLTRGGQALQAVSGEAPGTPGSPAGGAIPLPVDFLSKASAETRVPEPDGPSEGPPGERHGGSPEFTFHVEITANLQKEQGPPSEVDLEGTALPGAPGEEQEPRSPSEGEDTKKTDLPEPSGKQPAAGLPGKPVSRVPQLKARMVSKGKDGTGPDDKKTKPSTPSSAKTLKNRPCLSPKRPTPGSSDPLIKPSSPAVCPEPSSSPKHVSSVTPRTGSSGAKEMKVKGADGKPGTKIATPRGAAPPGQKGQANATRIPAKTTPTPKTSPGTGESGKSGDRSGYSSPGSPGTPGSRSRTPSLPTPPTREPKKVAVVRTPPKSPSAAKSRLQAAPGPMPDLKNVKSKIGSTENLKHQPGGGKVQIINKKLDLSNVQSKCGSKDNIKHVPGGGSVQIVYKPVDLSKVTSKCGSLGNIHHKPGGGQVEVKSEKLDFKDRVQSKIGSLDNITHVPGGGNKKIETHKLTFRENAKAKTDHGAEIVYKSPVASGDTSPRHLSNVSSAGSIDLVDSPQLATLADEVSASLAKQGL, from the exons AGGACAGGAGAGTTCCAGGTCAGCAGAGGGAAGCGTCTGAGAGGCCtctggcccatgggcttagctcTCAGGTCCAGCTTGCACACGGCCAAGAAGCTTCTGGGGTCTCCGAGCTGCCTCTGGGGAAGAAAGAGCCCGAAGCTCCCGTCCTGGCGACCTCTCGCCCTTCCCAGCATCACCCCGTCTGCCAAGCGCCTCCTCCACCAGGAGGCCCTCAGGAGCCCCACTGGGAGTGGGGACCAAAACCAGGGCAGCGGGCTGAGGAGGACCTGGCCTTTCCGAAGCCCCCCTCCCCTGGACATCAGCAGACAGGGCCTGGGAGTGCCGAGGTTGTCCAGGCAAGCTTCCTCGGGGAGCCGGGCCACCATGGAGGTGAGGCTGTGGAGCCGGGGACCTCAGGTCTGACCCACCAGCACGCATCTGACATGCTCGGGGCCCCCACCCTGCTCGCAGGCCCCAGAGAGGCCTCACGCCAGCCTTCGGGGACAGAACCTGAGGTTGCAGAGGGCAGCCGCCACAGCTCCGAGCTGCCAGAGTGCCAGCTTTGGGGAGGCCTGCCCCAGGAGGGGCCGCCTCTGAAGGGGGCACAGGGCAAAGAGAGGCAGAGGGGTGAGGAGGTGGATGAAGACCGGGACATTGATGAGTCCTCACCCCAGGACTCCCCACCCTCCCAGGTCTCCCTGACCCGAGGCGGGCAAGCCCTGCAGGCAGTTTCTGGAGAAGCCCCTGGAACCCCAGGGTCCCCAGCCGGGGGTGCCATCCCGCTTCCTGTCGATTTCCTCTCTAAAGCATCTGCAGAGACCCGGGTCCCAGAGCCCGACGGGCCCAGCGAGGGGCCCCCGGGAGAAAGGCACGGCGGGTCCCCCGAGTTCACATTCCACGTGGAAATCACAGCCAACCTGCAGAAGGAGCAGGGACCCCCCTCGGAGGTGGATTTGGAAGGGACTGCACTTCCCGGGGCCCCTGGAGAGGAGCAAGAGCCCCGGAGCCCCTCTGAGGGCGAGGACACAAAAAAGACTGATCTTCCAGAACCTTCTGGAAAGCAGCCTGCAGCTGGtctgccagggaagcccgtcaGCCGGGTGCCTCAACTCAAAG CTCGCATGGTCAGTAAAGGCAAAGATGGGACTGGACCTGATGACAAAAAAACCAAG CCATCCACACCTTCTTCCGCTAAAACCCTGAAAAATAGGCCTTGCCTTAGCCCCAAACGCCCCactcctggtagctcagacccTTTGATCAAACCCTCCAGCCCTGCCGTGTGCCCAGAGCCATCTTCCTCTCCTAAACACGTCTCTTCTGTCACACCCCGAACTGGCAGTTCTGGAGCAAAGGAGATGAAAGTCAAG GGGGCAGATGGTAAGCCTGGAACGAAGATCGCCACACCCCGGGGAGCGGCCCCTCCGGGCCAGAAAGGCCAGGCCAACGCCACCCGAATTCCAGCAAAAACCACTCCCACCCCGAAGACCTCGCCAGGCACTG GTGAATCTGGGAAATCCGGGGACCGCAGCGGCTACAGCAGTCCCGGCTCCCCAGGCACTCCGGGCAGCCGCTCCCGCACCCCTTCTCTGCCGACCCCGCCCACCCGGGAGCCCAAGAAGGTGGCGGTGGTCCGCACTCCCCCCAAGTCGCCGTCTGCAGCCAAGAGCCGCCTGCAGGCCGCCCCGGGGCCCATGCCAGACCTGAAGAACGTCAAGTCCAAAATCGGCTCCACGGAAAACCTGAAGCACCAGCCAGGCGGCGGCAAG GTGCAGATAATTAATAAGAAGCTGGATCTTAGCAACGTCCAGTCCAAGTGTGGCTCAAAGGATAATATCAAACACGTGCCAGGAGGCGGCAGT gtGCAAATAGTCTACAAACCAGTGGATCTGAGCAAGGTGACCTCCAAGTGTGGCTCATTAGGCAACATCCATCATAAGCCAG GAGGTGGCCAAGTGGAAGTAAAATCTGAGAAGCTGGACTTCAAGGACAGAGTTCAGTCGAAGATTGGGTCCCTGGATAACATCACACACGTCCCTGGCGGAGGGAATAAAAAG ATCGAAACCCACAAGCTGACCTTCCGCGAGAACGCCAAAGCCAAGACCGACCACGGGGCGGAGATCGTGTACAAGTCACCCGTGGCGTCGGGGGACACGTCCCCCCGGCACCTGAGCAACGTGTCCTCCGCTGGCAGCATCGACCTGGTGGACTCGCCGCAGCTCGCCACCCTCGCCGACGAGGTGTCCGCCTCCCTGGCCAAGCAGGGTTTGTGA
- the MAPT gene encoding microtubule-associated protein tau isoform X3: MAEPRQEFDVMEDHAQGDYALQDHEGDMDPGLKESPLQTPADDGSEEPGSETSDAKSTPTAEAEEAGIGDTSSLEDQAAGHATQEDRRVPGQQREASERPLAHGLSSQVQLAHGQEASGVSELPLGKKEPEAPVLATSRPSQHHPVCQAPPPPGGPQEPHWEWGPKPGQRAEEDLAFPKPPSPGHQQTGPGSAEVVQASFLGEPGHHGGEAVEPGTSGLTHQHASDMLGAPTLLAGPREASRQPSGTEPEVAEGSRHSSELPECQLWGGLPQEGPPLKGAQGKERQRGEEVDEDRDIDESSPQDSPPSQVSLTRGGQALQAVSGEAPGTPGSPAGGAIPLPVDFLSKASAETRVPEPDGPSEGPPGERHGGSPEFTFHVEITANLQKEQGPPSEVDLEGTALPGAPGEEQEPRSPSEGEDTKKTDLPEPSGKQPAAGLPGKPVSRVPQLKARMVSKGKDGTGPDDKKTKPSTPSSAKTLKNRPCLSPKRPTPGSSDPLIKPSSPAVCPEPSSSPKHVSSVTPRTGSSGAKEMKVKGADGKPGTKIATPRGAAPPGQKGQANATRIPAKTTPTPKTSPGTATMQVQKKPPPAGAKSERGESGKSGDRSGYSSPGSPGTPGSRSRTPSLPTPPTREPKKVAVVRTPPKSPSAAKSRLQAAPGPMPDLKNVKSKIGSTENLKHQPGGGKVQIINKKLDLSNVQSKCGSKDNIKHVPGGGSVQIVYKPVDLSKVTSKCGSLGNIHHKPGGGQVEVKSEKLDFKDRVQSKIGSLDNITHVPGGGNKKIETHKLTFRENAKAKTDHGAEIVYKSPVASGDTSPRHLSNVSSAGSIDLVDSPQLATLADEVSASLAKQGL, encoded by the exons AGGACAGGAGAGTTCCAGGTCAGCAGAGGGAAGCGTCTGAGAGGCCtctggcccatgggcttagctcTCAGGTCCAGCTTGCACACGGCCAAGAAGCTTCTGGGGTCTCCGAGCTGCCTCTGGGGAAGAAAGAGCCCGAAGCTCCCGTCCTGGCGACCTCTCGCCCTTCCCAGCATCACCCCGTCTGCCAAGCGCCTCCTCCACCAGGAGGCCCTCAGGAGCCCCACTGGGAGTGGGGACCAAAACCAGGGCAGCGGGCTGAGGAGGACCTGGCCTTTCCGAAGCCCCCCTCCCCTGGACATCAGCAGACAGGGCCTGGGAGTGCCGAGGTTGTCCAGGCAAGCTTCCTCGGGGAGCCGGGCCACCATGGAGGTGAGGCTGTGGAGCCGGGGACCTCAGGTCTGACCCACCAGCACGCATCTGACATGCTCGGGGCCCCCACCCTGCTCGCAGGCCCCAGAGAGGCCTCACGCCAGCCTTCGGGGACAGAACCTGAGGTTGCAGAGGGCAGCCGCCACAGCTCCGAGCTGCCAGAGTGCCAGCTTTGGGGAGGCCTGCCCCAGGAGGGGCCGCCTCTGAAGGGGGCACAGGGCAAAGAGAGGCAGAGGGGTGAGGAGGTGGATGAAGACCGGGACATTGATGAGTCCTCACCCCAGGACTCCCCACCCTCCCAGGTCTCCCTGACCCGAGGCGGGCAAGCCCTGCAGGCAGTTTCTGGAGAAGCCCCTGGAACCCCAGGGTCCCCAGCCGGGGGTGCCATCCCGCTTCCTGTCGATTTCCTCTCTAAAGCATCTGCAGAGACCCGGGTCCCAGAGCCCGACGGGCCCAGCGAGGGGCCCCCGGGAGAAAGGCACGGCGGGTCCCCCGAGTTCACATTCCACGTGGAAATCACAGCCAACCTGCAGAAGGAGCAGGGACCCCCCTCGGAGGTGGATTTGGAAGGGACTGCACTTCCCGGGGCCCCTGGAGAGGAGCAAGAGCCCCGGAGCCCCTCTGAGGGCGAGGACACAAAAAAGACTGATCTTCCAGAACCTTCTGGAAAGCAGCCTGCAGCTGGtctgccagggaagcccgtcaGCCGGGTGCCTCAACTCAAAG CTCGCATGGTCAGTAAAGGCAAAGATGGGACTGGACCTGATGACAAAAAAACCAAG CCATCCACACCTTCTTCCGCTAAAACCCTGAAAAATAGGCCTTGCCTTAGCCCCAAACGCCCCactcctggtagctcagacccTTTGATCAAACCCTCCAGCCCTGCCGTGTGCCCAGAGCCATCTTCCTCTCCTAAACACGTCTCTTCTGTCACACCCCGAACTGGCAGTTCTGGAGCAAAGGAGATGAAAGTCAAG GGGGCAGATGGTAAGCCTGGAACGAAGATCGCCACACCCCGGGGAGCGGCCCCTCCGGGCCAGAAAGGCCAGGCCAACGCCACCCGAATTCCAGCAAAAACCACTCCCACCCCGAAGACCTCGCCAGGCACTG cgaCCATGCAAGTGCAGAAAAAACCACCCCCTGCAGGGGCAAAATCTGAGAGAG GTGAATCTGGGAAATCCGGGGACCGCAGCGGCTACAGCAGTCCCGGCTCCCCAGGCACTCCGGGCAGCCGCTCCCGCACCCCTTCTCTGCCGACCCCGCCCACCCGGGAGCCCAAGAAGGTGGCGGTGGTCCGCACTCCCCCCAAGTCGCCGTCTGCAGCCAAGAGCCGCCTGCAGGCCGCCCCGGGGCCCATGCCAGACCTGAAGAACGTCAAGTCCAAAATCGGCTCCACGGAAAACCTGAAGCACCAGCCAGGCGGCGGCAAG GTGCAGATAATTAATAAGAAGCTGGATCTTAGCAACGTCCAGTCCAAGTGTGGCTCAAAGGATAATATCAAACACGTGCCAGGAGGCGGCAGT gtGCAAATAGTCTACAAACCAGTGGATCTGAGCAAGGTGACCTCCAAGTGTGGCTCATTAGGCAACATCCATCATAAGCCAG GAGGTGGCCAAGTGGAAGTAAAATCTGAGAAGCTGGACTTCAAGGACAGAGTTCAGTCGAAGATTGGGTCCCTGGATAACATCACACACGTCCCTGGCGGAGGGAATAAAAAG ATCGAAACCCACAAGCTGACCTTCCGCGAGAACGCCAAAGCCAAGACCGACCACGGGGCGGAGATCGTGTACAAGTCACCCGTGGCGTCGGGGGACACGTCCCCCCGGCACCTGAGCAACGTGTCCTCCGCTGGCAGCATCGACCTGGTGGACTCGCCGCAGCTCGCCACCCTCGCCGACGAGGTGTCCGCCTCCCTGGCCAAGCAGGGTTTGTGA